CTGGCTCATGTTCCTCCTCGCTCTCATCCTGCTCGTGGCCGTCCACCGGCTGCTTGGAAGGCTGGCACCCCGCCATGCTCCTGCAAACTGACATCCTGAAGCCCGGCCGCCGCCGCACGGCCGTCCTCCTCAGCCTGCTCCTGGTCTGCCAGGCTGCGGCCTATCATCTCATGCCGAAAACCGAGCGCGACTTCGCCGCCAGGCCTCTCCGCGAGTTCCCCGCAGAAGTCGACGGCTGGCGCATGATCGCCGATTACGAAATCGATCCCGATGTCCAGCGTGTCCTGCGTGCCGACGACAGCCTGAACCGCGTCTACCTTCGCCCCGGTTCTCCGGCCACTGTCAACCTGTTTGTCGCGTTCTTCCGCTCCCAGACCACGGGCGTCGCGCCCCACTCCCCCAAGAACTGCCTGCCCGGCTCAGGCTACGCCCCGCTGGATTCCGGCACCGTCCGCGTCCAGCTGCCCTCGGGACGCTCCGTCGAGGTCAACCGCTACATCGTCGCCCGCGGCGCCTCCCGCAGCCTCGTCCTCTACTGGTACCAGACCCCCGCCAGAATTGTCGCCAGCGAATACGCCGCCAAGTTCTGGCTCGTCGCCGATTCCCTCCGATACCGCCGGTCCGACACAAGCCTCGTCCGACTCGTGGTTCCGATGGAGGAGGGAGCCCCTGCCGAGCAGGAGGCTCTGGCCTTCGCCCGCGCGGTTCTCCCTCAGCTCAGCCAGTTCCTGCCCCGTCTCGACGACGGCCAATGAGCCGGATCAACGTCACCGCCCCCTGAATCAGCAGATAGTGCACCCACACGATCAGCCTGTCCGCGCGCAGGCGCCAGCTCTTCATTCGGCGTCCGGAAATGCGAGGCGGTATTGCCGCTTCGGAAAGAAATCCCGCACCGTCCGCTCCGGCGAACTGCGCGCCACATACAGAACCCGCCCCCCGGCGCGATTCGCCATCTCCCGTGCCACCGCCAGCTCCTGATCCGCTTCTTCAAGCCCGGGCGCGTCCCCGGACTTCAGCCACTCTTCCGTCCACCGGTTCAGGCACCGCTCCCAGCCCAGATCGGCGCATCGCCACTCCCCGTGCCGCAGCACCGCCTTGTGCTTCCCCAGACTCAGAATCACGCCCATCGACTGCCTGCCGGAAATTCCCGTTGTACCACAAAGCCCGCTTCCATCGGAGATTTCTCCGCCACCAAGCCCACTGTTTCCAAGAGTGGCAACCATGGCCGAGCCGTCTTCCGCATCCCCCTGCGTCACCACCTACCGCTTCCCTTTCGGGATCCCCGCTTTCGAGCACCTCACCAGCTTCCGCCTCGTCACCGACCCCGCCTGGGCGCCCCTCGCCGTGCTCGAGAGCGAATCCGAACCCCCCGTGCGCTTCGCCTGCGCCCCGGTGGCGTTGCTGATGCCAGACTACCGCCTCGAACTGTCCAGCGACGAAAAAGCCGCCCTGAAGTGCCCTGAAGACCAGTCCGGACTGCTCCTCTATGCCATCCTCACCTTTCCCCAGTCCGGCCCCCCCACCGCCAATCTCCTCGCGCCCGTCGTCCTGAACCCCGAGACGCGCCTTGGCGTCCAGTCCGTGCAGGCGCACTTCCCCTACTCCCACCTGCATCCTCTCCGCCAGGAGTCCCCATGTTTGTGATCCGCCGCAAAATCGGCCAGTCCATCCGCATCGGCGACGACATCGTGGTCGAGATCCTCGATGCGACGCCGAACCGCGTCAAGCTCGGCGTTCACGCCCCGTCCGCCGTCCGCGTCATCCGGTCGGAGGTGCTCGTCGCCGCCGAGCAGAACCGGCAGGCTGCGCGCGGTCCTCGCCTCGAGTCCCTCTCCGCCCTCGCCGCCCATTTCCGGACCGCCGCCCCCTCCGCCGAGCTGCGCGAGAGCCGCCAGTCCGCCGGCCGGCAACCGGTTCCGGACACCTCGCAACGGCCCTGACACCCCAGCCAGGATCCAAGACTCCCGTACTGGGAAAAACGCACCCCCGGTTTTCATTTCAGGTCTTTACCTGAAATCCGGGATAAGGTTGAATGGAACTGATGGCGCAGCCTCAAGTATCCGCCGGAGTCCGCGGGCAAGTCATCGCACTGAGCCCGGGGAGGACTTTTCTGATTTACGCCTACCTCCAGGCCCTCGATGTCATGACCACGCTCGCCTTTCTGCTCGCGGGAGTCCAGGAAGCCAACCCTCTCGTGCGGCAGGCGATCCACTGGATGGGCAGTCCTCTCGGCGGGCTGCTGGTGGTGAAGCTGGCTGCGCTGCTGCTCGGACTGTTCTGCTGGGCAAGCGACCGGCTGCGCCTGCTTCAGCGGGCCAATGTGTTTTTCGCGCTCCTGGTGGCGTGGAACCTCTGCTGCCTCGTGCTCGGTCTGGGCGGCGTGGCGCGCCCCTGAACCCGGCTGATTCGCTTTCCCGCTCCCCCCGCTGCCATCCGTTACGTCTGCGCGGTCGAGTTTGTCAGGATCTCGGCGATGCGGTTGTAAATCGCCCGCATGGTTGCTGTGGAAGTATAGGGAATCAGCGCCGCGCACGCCACCGCGATGAAGCCGATGATCAGCGCATATTCCACCAGGTCTTGCCCCTTCTGTTCCGCGCGCCCTGACCCCGGCCTCAGCTCCGCCAGACGCCGCCAGAGGAGCCACGCCCTTTCTTTCACCCGACGGTGCATCATAGTCCTCCAACGCCTTCAGTACTAGTTCCATCTTGGTTTTAGTTTGCTCCCCCATCAACCAAGCAAAGGCCGTAGAACGTTGTAAAAGTTAACCTAGTTCCTCCGCTCCGCCGCCGCCCCCCGCACCGGTCTTTTTCCTCGTGTCTCCCCTCGGCCGATTCGACTACACTGTTGATTTGCCCCTCAAGCTCAGCATCCTGATCCCGGTTTATAACGAGCGCACCGTGGTCCGCCGAAGTCTGGAGCAGGTCCTTCGCGCGCCTCTGCCAGAAGGCATGGAACGCGAGCTTGTCATCGTCGACGACTGCTCCCGCGACGGCACGTGGGACATCCTCCAGGAAATCGCCGCCAGCCACCCCTGCATCCGGCTGTTCCGCCACCAGGTCAACCAGGGCAAGGGCGCCGCCGTCCGCACCGCCATCGGCCACGCCGAAGGCGATTTCTGCCTCATTCAGGACGCCGACCTCGAATACGACCCCCAGGAATACCCCATTCTCCTCAAGCCCCTCCTCGAAGGCCGCGCCGACGCCGTCTTCGGCTCCCGCTACCTCGCCGGCGAAAGCCGCCGCGTGCTGCCCTTCTGGCACACGGTCATCAACCAGACCCTCACTCTCATCTCCAACATCTTTTCCAACATCCACGTCACCGACATGGAGACCTGCTACAAGGTCTTCCGCACCGATCTGCTCAAGTCCATCCCCATCCGCTCCAACCGTTTCGGCTTCGAGCCGGAAATCACGATGAAATGCGCCAAGCGCCGGCTGCGCATTTACGAAGTCCCCATCAGCTATCACGGCCGCACCTACGAGGAAGGCAAGAAAATCGGCTGGAAGGACGGCCTGCAGGCCCTCGGCGTCATTCTCAAGTTCTGGCTCATCGACGACCTGTACGCCGACACCCGCGGCCGCGAGGCCATCATCAACCTCACCCGCACGCCCGCCTACATCGAATGGCTCTGCTCCCTCCTCCGCAGGGAGCTCGGCGACAGCGTCTTCGAGCTCTCCGCCGGTCTCGGCACCTTCACCGCCCGCCTCATGGGACGCCGCCTCCGCTACGTGGCCGTCGATCCTGACCCCCTTCACCTGCACGCCCTCCAGAACCGCTTCCTCCGCACGCCCAACGTCGAAATCGGCTGCTGCCGCCCGGATGCGCCCGAAGATTTCGAGCCCTGGGCCGGCCAGTTCGACAGCGCCCTTGCGGTCAACGTGCTCGAAGGCCTCGAAAAGCCCGAGGCCGCATTGCAGGGCATGGGCCGCGTCCTCCGACCCGGCGGCCGGCTCCTCCTCGTCGCCCCGCAGGGTCCCTGGCTCTACGGCAGCGTGGACCGGGCCATGGGCCAGCTGCGCCGCTTCCGCAAGAACGATATCGCCCGGATGCTCGAGCAATCCGGCTTCGAACTGCTCTGGATCCGCGACATCAACAAGGCCGGCGTCTTCGGCTGGTGGCTCGCCTCCCGTCTCTTCCACCGCCGGCGGCTGTCGAAGCTCACCCTCAAGCTCTTCGACAAAACCGTCTGGCTGTGGCGCCTCGCAGACCGCCTCCTGCCCTGGCGCGGCCTCACCATGGTGGTTGCGGCGAAGTGGAAAGGCTCGGACAGCCGGCCCGATCGGTTAGACTAGACAATTGCTTTCATATGGGACAACGTTTCCGCCACGCCATCTGCAATGAGATCTACCAGGGCTGGGATTTCGCCGATGCCTGCCGTCACATGAAGGCGGCCGGCTATGAGGGCATCGAAATCGCTCCGTTCACTCTCTCCGAAGACCCTTGCAACATCCCGGAAGCCGACCGCCGCCAGTACCGCGAAATTCTCGAGGGCGAAGGACTCCTCTTCGTCGGCCTGCACTGGCTGATGGTCGCCCCCAAAGGCCTCCACGTCACCACCCCCGATGACGGGCTCCGCGCCAGAAGCTGGGAGCACATCCGCGGCCTCATCGATCTCTGCGCCGATCTCGGCGACGCGGGCGTCATGGTCTTCGGCTCGCCTCTCCAGCGCGGCACCACCGGCGGCAGCACCCGCGAAGAGGCCACGCAGCGCTTCATCGAGGGGCTCGCTTCCGTCGCGCCCCATGCCGAACAGCGCGGCGTCACCATCCTCGTCGAAGCTCTCCCCAAAAACCAGACCGACGTCATCGGCACGCTCGCCGAAGCCGTCGACGTCGTGCGCCAGGTCAACAGCCCCGCCGTCGCCACCATGTTCGACACCCACAACGCCGTCGACGAGACCGAGCCGCACGACGTCCTCATCGAGCGCTACTTCCCCCTCATCCGCCACGTCCACGTCAACGAGACCGACGGCGGACACTGCGGCACCGGCGACTACGACTTCCGCCCCGTCCTCGCCGCCCTCGCGCGCCTCGGCTACCGGGGCTGGATTTCCCTCGAAGCCTTCGATTTCACCCCCGGCGCCGAACGCATCGCCACCGAGAGCATCCGCTACCTGAACTC
This DNA window, taken from Bryobacteraceae bacterium, encodes the following:
- a CDS encoding EpsI family protein, with translation MLLQTDILKPGRRRTAVLLSLLLVCQAAAYHLMPKTERDFAARPLREFPAEVDGWRMIADYEIDPDVQRVLRADDSLNRVYLRPGSPATVNLFVAFFRSQTTGVAPHSPKNCLPGSGYAPLDSGTVRVQLPSGRSVEVNRYIVARGASRSLVLYWYQTPARIVASEYAAKFWLVADSLRYRRSDTSLVRLVVPMEEGAPAEQEALAFARAVLPQLSQFLPRLDDGQ
- the fliW gene encoding flagellar assembly factor FliW, whose amino-acid sequence is MAEPSSASPCVTTYRFPFGIPAFEHLTSFRLVTDPAWAPLAVLESESEPPVRFACAPVALLMPDYRLELSSDEKAALKCPEDQSGLLLYAILTFPQSGPPTANLLAPVVLNPETRLGVQSVQAHFPYSHLHPLRQESPCL
- a CDS encoding tagatose 3-epimerase, which gives rise to MGQRFRHAICNEIYQGWDFADACRHMKAAGYEGIEIAPFTLSEDPCNIPEADRRQYREILEGEGLLFVGLHWLMVAPKGLHVTTPDDGLRARSWEHIRGLIDLCADLGDAGVMVFGSPLQRGTTGGSTREEATQRFIEGLASVAPHAEQRGVTILVEALPKNQTDVIGTLAEAVDVVRQVNSPAVATMFDTHNAVDETEPHDVLIERYFPLIRHVHVNETDGGHCGTGDYDFRPVLAALARLGYRGWISLEAFDFTPGAERIATESIRYLNSIIEEL